In Chrysiogenia bacterium, the genomic stretch ACCGGATGCGCGCGTTCGCCGCGCGCCAGGGTGGAAGGGTCTACGGCGCCTTTGTGGGAGAGCACTTCTACCTGGCCGCCGAGAGCCAAAACGACTACTTCGAACCAAGCGTCTGGAACAAACTGGTGAGCCGCGAGGACATCGAGTCCTTCCACGCGGACTTCGAGGCCTTTCTGGCCGCGGCTGCGGCGGCCATTCCCGGCGAGCGCTAGTCCGCCACTCCGTAATGCGCCCAGGCGCGCGTGACCAGGGCGCGCTCATTGAGTTCAAATACCTCGGCCGCCGGCAACCTGTTCACGCTCACATAGCAAATGGTCAGCGTGTTCACGCCGAGCAGCACCTGCGGCGATTCGAAGTGGAGATCGGGATAGGCAGCGAGCCCTTTGGCAAAATAGTCGCGCAGGGCGCCCCTGCCCCGCACCGTTCCAGAGGGATCACCCAGCAGCTTCACCGCCATCGGCGTCACAAAGACCACGTCCTCGGCGTAGTGCGCGAGAATCGCGTCCAAATCGTGAGCGTTCCATGCGGCCAGCCACTGCGCCGCGAAGGCCTCGGCTGCTTCCCGTGAAATTGGCGAAGCCATCGGTGCATTTCCTCCCCGCCGCTTGGCGCACGCCATGCCGGGCGGGTACGATAGCAAAAGTCACTTCGGACTGACAGGGCGGCGCATGCACGGATTGCAGACAATCGGGCTGGGAGTGTTGGGATTCGTACTGATTCTCATCTTCCTCTACAACTCGCTGGTCTACAAGCGAAACCAGGCGGCGCAGGCCTTTGCCAGCATCGATACCTATCTAAAGAAACGCTACGACCTCATCCCCAACCTGGTGAGCGCGGTCAAGGCCTACGCCACCCACGAGCGCCAGACCCTCGAAGAGGTCACCGCGCTGCGCGAGCGCTACGTCG encodes the following:
- a CDS encoding nuclear transport factor 2 family protein, with the protein product MASPISREAAEAFAAQWLAAWNAHDLDAILAHYAEDVVFVTPMAVKLLGDPSGTVRGRGALRDYFAKGLAAYPDLHFESPQVLLGVNTLTICYVSVNRLPAAEVFELNERALVTRAWAHYGVAD